A window from Campylobacter concisus encodes these proteins:
- a CDS encoding tetratricopeptide repeat protein, translated as MKKYLLLLSALFFTGCLNVIGVGQKQDDSWQQPKDEKIVQNKEQISRNAIEILIPKCEEGDAEACNDLGVNYELLKEYENALTNYKKACDAKVQVGCANLGTLYELGLGVKKNPKKAISIYKESCNGGGMQACYHLGNAYRKGEIVKRDYYLAMQAYTNACNAGDLPSCANIGAMYELGLGVNKDEKRAYGIYKVACFRGLSKACPQMKRLGTKLGM; from the coding sequence ATGAAAAAATATTTATTGCTTTTATCGGCTTTATTTTTCACTGGCTGCTTAAACGTGATTGGTGTAGGACAAAAACAAGATGATTCGTGGCAGCAACCAAAGGATGAAAAAATAGTGCAAAATAAAGAGCAAATTTCAAGAAATGCAATCGAAATTTTAATACCAAAATGCGAAGAAGGCGATGCGGAAGCTTGCAATGATTTGGGTGTAAATTACGAGCTTTTAAAAGAATATGAAAATGCTTTAACAAATTATAAAAAAGCTTGCGATGCTAAAGTACAAGTCGGTTGTGCAAATTTGGGCACTCTTTATGAGCTTGGACTTGGAGTTAAAAAAAATCCAAAAAAGGCAATTTCTATTTATAAAGAAAGTTGCAATGGCGGAGGCATGCAAGCTTGCTATCACTTAGGCAATGCTTATAGAAAGGGCGAAATCGTTAAGCGAGATTATTACTTAGCAATGCAAGCTTATACGAATGCATGCAATGCTGGCGATTTGCCAAGTTGCGCCAATATCGGAGCGATGTATGAGCTTGGTCTTGGTGTTAATAAAGACGAAAAAAGGGCTTATGGAATTTATAAAGTCGCTTGCTTTCGTGGGCTAAGCAAAGCATGCCCGCAGATGAAAAGACTAGGTACAAAGCTAGGAATGTAA
- a CDS encoding dihydrolipoyl dehydrogenase family protein, whose amino-acid sequence MKYDIVIIGFGKAGKTLAVKAAALGKKVALVERSPKMYGGTCINVGCIPTKRLITAAKEAKFVNNSVESEYYTLSVENKNKLISALNAKNYAMLNDKENIDVIDGVGSFASENSVLVTTSNGEKKIIEGDFIIINSGSKEADVPFEVVNSNVFSSQTLLDLKNLPKHFVIIGSGFIGIEFASMFANFGSKVTIIGRSKLLKNEDDDIANSVKEALRVQGVEILEGCEIECVKENILNFKQNGEQRCLRADAFLIALGRVANVDDLNLKAAGVELNEKGFIKTNENLQTNVPNIYAVGDVRGGELFTYTSLDDFRIVYSQIFGDKKRNTKNRSIHANVLFTDTPLARVGMSAKEASKFGLNFKELKLSMATVPGAKVLNHDVGMLKAIVDAQSGEILGASFHCIYANELINEIAIAMNLKANANFFKNQIFTHPSISEALNDLFGQF is encoded by the coding sequence ATGAAATATGATATTGTAATTATTGGTTTTGGAAAAGCTGGCAAAACGCTAGCGGTTAAAGCTGCCGCACTTGGCAAAAAAGTGGCTCTTGTAGAGAGATCGCCAAAGATGTATGGAGGCACTTGCATAAATGTTGGCTGCATACCAACCAAACGTCTAATAACAGCCGCTAAAGAGGCAAAATTTGTAAATAATAGCGTTGAAAGCGAATATTACACGCTTAGTGTGGAAAATAAAAATAAACTAATCTCAGCTTTGAATGCTAAAAACTATGCGATGCTAAATGATAAAGAAAATATCGATGTGATCGACGGCGTTGGCTCATTTGCTAGTGAAAATAGCGTTCTTGTGACAACCTCAAACGGCGAGAAAAAGATAATAGAGGGCGACTTTATCATCATAAATAGCGGCTCAAAAGAGGCAGATGTTCCTTTTGAGGTTGTAAACTCAAATGTATTTTCAAGCCAAACGCTGCTTGATCTAAAAAATTTACCAAAGCATTTTGTCATTATCGGTAGTGGTTTTATCGGTATAGAGTTTGCATCAATGTTTGCAAATTTTGGCTCAAAAGTGACTATCATAGGGCGCTCAAAACTACTTAAAAATGAAGATGATGATATAGCTAATAGCGTAAAAGAAGCTCTTAGAGTCCAAGGCGTTGAAATTTTAGAGGGTTGCGAGATAGAGTGCGTTAAAGAAAATATATTAAATTTCAAGCAAAATGGCGAGCAAAGATGCCTTAGGGCTGATGCATTTTTGATCGCGCTTGGCAGAGTGGCAAATGTAGATGATTTAAATTTAAAAGCTGCTGGAGTTGAGCTAAATGAAAAAGGCTTTATAAAGACAAATGAAAACCTTCAAACAAATGTACCAAACATCTATGCGGTAGGCGACGTGCGCGGCGGAGAGCTTTTTACTTATACGAGCTTAGATGATTTTAGGATAGTTTATTCACAAATTTTTGGTGATAAAAAGAGAAATACTAAAAATAGAAGCATTCACGCAAATGTGCTATTTACCGACACTCCGCTAGCAAGAGTTGGAATGAGCGCCAAAGAAGCAAGCAAATTTGGGCTAAATTTTAAAGAGCTAAAACTTAGCATGGCAACAGTACCAGGCGCAAAAGTACTAAATCACGATGTAGGCATGCTAAAAGCTATCGTTGATGCACAAAGTGGAGAAATTTTAGGAGCTAGCTTTCACTGCATATATGCAAATGAGCTGATAAATGAAATCGCAATTGCGATGAATTTAAAAGCAAACGCAAATTTCTTTAAAAATCAAATTTTCACTCACCCAAGTATCAGTGAAGCACTAAATGACTTATTTGGACAATTTTAA
- a CDS encoding type II secretion system protein, with protein MDHNALLIQLGYNVNETTTAQMCRILNNTDGLLPKSIIELNDHLKPHLCFVAMSGSEDRLKIKNVATVNEIKERVDEIIKNWANKYKMELKKINETTYYLMGKIRD; from the coding sequence ATGGATCATAATGCACTTTTAATCCAGCTTGGCTATAACGTCAATGAAACGACCACTGCTCAAATGTGTAGAATTTTAAACAATACTGATGGTCTTTTGCCAAAGAGCATAATTGAACTAAACGATCATTTAAAGCCACACCTTTGTTTTGTGGCGATGAGTGGAAGTGAAGATAGACTAAAGATAAAAAATGTAGCTACCGTTAATGAAATAAAAGAGCGAGTTGATGAGATTATAAAAAACTGGGCTAATAAATATAAAATGGAGCTAAAAAAGATAAATGAAACAACTTATTATTTAATGGGAAAGATAAGGGACTGA
- a CDS encoding tetratricopeptide repeat protein, protein MKKFIIFVFSVLIFWGCSLDQISQNFGLSEPPLDPEVEQIADAIYLYNEGNYPKACKRFYDYAKDGNVLAMQQTGICFRDGKGFSKDILRALFWFETAGRYGNIDGLRNAGYIYEYGLGVNKNLEKAIYFYEKATSLGSSEASYDLGLIYLGKNDYKKARIYLDEACFKGKEEACTKLKEMKF, encoded by the coding sequence ATGAAAAAATTTATCATTTTTGTGTTTAGTGTTTTAATATTTTGGGGATGTTCGTTAGATCAAATTTCACAAAATTTTGGCCTTAGCGAGCCACCACTTGATCCAGAGGTCGAGCAAATAGCAGATGCCATCTATCTATACAATGAAGGCAACTATCCAAAGGCTTGCAAGAGGTTTTATGATTATGCAAAAGATGGCAATGTCCTTGCCATGCAGCAAACTGGCATTTGTTTTCGTGACGGCAAAGGCTTTAGCAAAGATATCTTAAGAGCACTCTTTTGGTTTGAGACAGCTGGCAGATATGGCAACATAGACGGACTAAGAAACGCTGGATATATCTACGAGTACGGTCTTGGGGTCAATAAAAATTTAGAAAAAGCGATATATTTTTACGAAAAAGCCACAAGCCTTGGCTCAAGCGAGGCCAGCTATGATCTAGGGCTTATCTATCTAGGCAAAAATGACTATAAAAAAGCGAGAATTTATCTTGATGAGGCTTGTTTTAAAGGCAAAGAAGAAGCTTGCACAAAGCTAAAAGAGATGAAATTTTAG
- the prfB gene encoding peptide chain release factor 2 — MDSYEYNELLKKLQTKVENIGSIVKPDEIKAKLKEIEDTEQDPDFWQDIAKAGALNKEKTKISNMLAKFSDAHQAVSDAKELFELANSENDEETINSLFEDAKNLDEKIVNLEISMLLSGEDDGKNAIVSIHPGAGGTESNDWASMLYRMYLRFCEREGFKVETLDFQEGEEAGLKDVSFIVKGENAYGYFKAENGIHRLVRTSPFDSAGRRHTSFSSVMVSPEIDDDIEIEIEEKDLKIDTYRASGAGGQHVNKTESAIRITHIPTGIVVQCQNDRSQHKNRATAMKMLKSRLYELELMKQQEASNSVEKSEIGWGHQIRSYVLFPYQQVKDNRSGEAYSQTDAILDGDIKKMIEGVLIAQKAEA; from the coding sequence TTGGATAGTTACGAATACAACGAGCTTTTAAAGAAGCTACAAACAAAAGTTGAAAACATAGGCTCTATCGTAAAGCCTGACGAGATAAAGGCTAAGCTAAAAGAGATCGAGGACACTGAGCAAGACCCTGACTTTTGGCAAGATATCGCTAAAGCTGGGGCGCTAAATAAAGAAAAGACAAAAATTTCAAACATGCTTGCTAAATTTAGTGACGCTCACCAAGCAGTTAGCGACGCAAAAGAGCTCTTTGAGCTAGCAAATTCTGAAAATGACGAGGAGACTATAAATTCTCTCTTTGAAGATGCTAAAAATTTAGATGAAAAGATAGTAAATTTAGAAATTTCTATGCTTTTAAGTGGCGAGGATGACGGCAAAAACGCGATCGTATCGATACACCCTGGAGCTGGTGGCACTGAGAGTAACGACTGGGCGAGCATGCTTTATAGGATGTATCTTAGATTTTGCGAGCGTGAGGGCTTTAAGGTCGAGACTCTGGACTTTCAAGAGGGCGAAGAGGCGGGGCTAAAGGATGTGAGCTTTATCGTAAAAGGCGAAAATGCTTATGGTTATTTCAAAGCAGAAAATGGCATCCACAGGCTCGTTCGCACAAGCCCATTTGATAGCGCAGGACGCCGCCACACTAGCTTTTCTAGCGTCATGGTAAGCCCTGAGATAGATGATGACATAGAGATCGAGATCGAGGAAAAAGATCTAAAGATAGATACTTATAGAGCCAGTGGCGCAGGCGGTCAGCACGTAAACAAGACTGAATCTGCCATTCGCATCACGCACATACCAACTGGCATCGTCGTGCAGTGCCAAAATGACCGCAGCCAGCACAAAAATAGAGCCACAGCGATGAAAATGCTAAAATCACGCCTTTACGAGCTTGAGCTAATGAAACAACAAGAGGCGAGCAATAGCGTCGAAAAGAGCGAGATCGGCTGGGGTCATCAGATAAGATCATATGTGCTTTTCCCATATCAGCAAGTAAAAGACAACCGCAGCGGCGAGGCATACTCACAGACTGATGCGATACTTGATGGTGACATCAAAAAGATGATAGAAGGCGTCTTGATTGCTCAAAAGGCTGAGGCGTAA
- the panC gene encoding pantoate--beta-alanine ligase, which produces MQIIRTIKELENFVQNASGKIGFVPTMGALHNGHVSLIKKCVSQNETSIVSTFVNPTQFLPGEDLDKYPRKEQSDIKICEQNGVSAIFIPDANELYFEDEPLIVAPKKFSAILEGKTRPGHFDGVLRVLNKLFRLTRANSVYMGKKDTQQLIIVQNMIKTFFLNVSLVACDIVREPDGLALSSRNVYICDEDKCNALRLSRSLNKAQNLIQNGEEDTSEIKTKMLEVLEPLKVDYVAITDRNLNEISKIEKNNTIILVAAYVGKTRLIDNIWI; this is translated from the coding sequence ATGCAGATCATAAGAACTATAAAAGAGCTTGAAAATTTTGTCCAAAATGCAAGCGGCAAGATCGGTTTTGTGCCGACAATGGGCGCACTTCACAACGGACACGTTAGTCTTATAAAAAAATGTGTAAGCCAAAACGAGACAAGCATCGTCTCAACGTTTGTAAATCCAACTCAATTTCTACCAGGTGAAGATCTGGACAAATACCCAAGAAAAGAGCAAAGCGACATCAAAATTTGCGAGCAAAACGGCGTTAGCGCTATCTTTATCCCAGATGCTAATGAACTTTACTTTGAAGATGAGCCGCTCATCGTCGCTCCAAAGAAATTTTCAGCCATCTTAGAGGGCAAAACTAGACCTGGACACTTTGACGGCGTCTTAAGGGTGCTAAACAAGCTATTTCGCCTAACTCGTGCAAATAGCGTTTACATGGGCAAAAAAGATACACAACAATTAATCATCGTGCAAAACATGATAAAGACATTTTTTCTAAATGTCAGCCTAGTGGCTTGCGATATCGTTAGAGAGCCAGACGGCTTAGCGCTTTCAAGTAGAAACGTCTATATCTGCGACGAAGATAAATGTAATGCTCTAAGGCTTTCAAGATCACTAAATAAAGCACAAAATTTGATCCAAAACGGCGAGGAAGACACAAGTGAGATCAAAACAAAGATGCTTGAAGTGTTAGAGCCATTAAAGGTTGATTATGTCGCCATTACGGATAGAAATTTAAATGAAATTTCCAAAATAGAAAAAAATAATACCATCATTTTAGTAGCAGCTTATGTCGGCAAAACTAGACTAATAGATAACATCTGGATATAA
- the rimO gene encoding 30S ribosomal protein S12 methylthiotransferase RimO: MPKLHLISLGCNKNLVDSEIMLGRLQNYDITDDISDADVIIVNTCGFIKSAKEESIQTILEMHEARKNGSLLVVTGCLMQRYKDELMKELPEVDLFTGVADYDKIDEIILKKQNLFSPQTYLQANEERVITGSNYHAYIKISEGCNQKCSFCAIPTFKGKLKSRSLENIVNEVKNLVKKGYYDFSFLSQDSSSYMRDHSVSDGLINLIDEIEKIKGVRSARILYLYPSTTSKELIERIIASPVFHNYFDMPIQHISEDILKIMKRGSGAKKIKELLNLMRNAENSFLRTGVIVGHPGESEEDFEELCEFLEEFKFDRISAFAYSKEEDTASFEMEQIPAKIISKRLNKIEKITKKSINESLQKEIGKQIYASLEGESSEGEMFYAAKKDIWDKDIDGEILINESDVKELEIGSLYLCEVSDVVDQKLIAKIIKKAK, translated from the coding sequence ATGCCAAAACTTCACTTAATTTCACTTGGCTGTAACAAAAATTTAGTTGATTCTGAGATCATGCTTGGTAGACTGCAAAACTACGATATCACAGACGATATCAGCGATGCCGACGTTATCATCGTAAATACCTGTGGCTTTATAAAATCTGCTAAAGAAGAGAGCATACAAACCATACTTGAGATGCACGAAGCTCGTAAAAATGGCTCTTTGCTGGTAGTAACTGGCTGTCTTATGCAGCGCTACAAAGACGAGCTTATGAAAGAGCTGCCTGAAGTTGATTTATTTACCGGTGTGGCTGACTATGACAAGATCGATGAGATCATCTTGAAAAAACAAAATTTATTTAGCCCGCAAACTTATCTGCAAGCAAATGAAGAGCGTGTGATAACTGGTTCAAACTACCACGCCTACATCAAAATTTCAGAGGGCTGTAACCAAAAATGCAGTTTTTGTGCCATTCCAACTTTTAAAGGCAAGCTAAAATCGCGCTCACTTGAAAACATCGTAAATGAGGTTAAAAATCTGGTCAAAAAAGGCTACTACGACTTTAGCTTTTTATCACAAGACTCAAGCTCATATATGCGCGATCACAGCGTTAGCGACGGGCTTATAAATTTAATAGACGAGATAGAAAAGATAAAGGGCGTAAGGAGTGCCAGGATACTTTATCTCTATCCAAGCACAACTAGCAAGGAGCTAATTGAGCGTATCATCGCCTCGCCTGTCTTTCACAACTACTTTGACATGCCGATCCAACACATCAGCGAAGACATACTAAAGATAATGAAGCGTGGAAGTGGCGCTAAAAAGATAAAAGAGCTTTTAAATTTAATGAGAAATGCCGAGAATTCATTCTTACGAACTGGTGTCATCGTGGGACACCCGGGCGAGAGCGAGGAGGATTTTGAGGAGCTTTGCGAATTTTTAGAAGAGTTTAAATTTGATAGAATTTCAGCCTTTGCCTACTCAAAAGAAGAAGATACGGCATCTTTTGAAATGGAGCAAATCCCAGCCAAGATCATCTCAAAAAGACTAAATAAGATAGAAAAAATCACTAAAAAATCGATAAATGAGAGCTTGCAAAAAGAGATTGGCAAGCAAATTTATGCTTCTCTTGAGGGCGAAAGTAGTGAGGGGGAGATGTTTTACGCAGCCAAAAAAGATATCTGGGATAAAGATATAGATGGCGAAATTTTAATAAACGAAAGCGATGTAAAAGAGCTTGAGATCGGCTCACTCTATCTTTGTGAGGTCTCTGACGTGGTCGATCAAAAACTAATCGCTAAAATCATCAAAAAAGCAAAATGA
- the tilS gene encoding tRNA lysidine(34) synthetase TilS, producing the protein MISQNVREKLNSGANLLAFSHGIDSTALFYILEEAGIKFDLAMVDYNVREQSKSEIKSAKELADKFGKKIYTKSVFLDNSNFEKNAREVRYEFFGEICQKFDYENLVLAHQFDDKFEWFLMQLSKGAGLKELFGMSELEKRKHFWLVRPLLNLRKKELQNYLDERNLRYFIDETNLKGEFKRSFMRLNFSEPFLDRYFIGVQKSFEFLEADRQILMPNITKISDEIFIIKNDSNAIRGVDMAAKELNVLLSKAQKDELSTNLAKQISVVLSGKIAVGYADTYLLVTPFCKTIMPKIFKEKARILKIPAINRGYLFAINFDLSELKF; encoded by the coding sequence ATGATAAGCCAAAATGTGCGAGAAAAGCTAAACTCAGGTGCAAACCTACTAGCCTTCTCGCACGGTATAGACAGCACCGCACTTTTTTACATTTTAGAAGAGGCTGGGATCAAATTTGATCTAGCGATGGTTGATTACAATGTTCGAGAGCAAAGTAAAAGCGAGATAAAAAGTGCAAAAGAACTCGCAGATAAATTTGGTAAAAAAATTTATACCAAAAGCGTTTTTTTAGATAATTCAAATTTTGAAAAAAATGCGCGCGAGGTAAGATATGAGTTTTTTGGAGAAATTTGCCAAAAATTTGACTATGAAAATTTGGTCCTAGCGCATCAGTTTGACGATAAATTTGAGTGGTTTTTGATGCAGCTTAGTAAGGGTGCTGGGCTAAAAGAGCTCTTTGGCATGAGCGAGCTTGAAAAGAGAAAGCACTTTTGGCTAGTTAGGCCGCTTTTAAATTTACGCAAAAAAGAGCTTCAAAACTATCTTGATGAGAGAAATTTACGCTATTTTATCGATGAGACAAATTTAAAAGGTGAGTTTAAAAGAAGCTTCATGAGGCTAAATTTTAGTGAGCCATTTTTGGATAGATATTTTATTGGCGTACAAAAGAGCTTTGAGTTTTTAGAAGCCGATAGACAAATTTTAATGCCAAATATCACAAAAATAAGTGATGAAATTTTTATCATAAAAAATGATAGTAATGCGATACGAGGCGTTGATATGGCGGCAAAAGAGCTAAACGTGCTTCTAAGCAAAGCTCAAAAAGATGAGCTAAGCACAAATTTAGCAAAGCAAATAAGCGTGGTGCTAAGCGGCAAGATAGCTGTCGGATACGCAGACACTTACCTTTTAGTAACTCCATTTTGTAAAACCATAATGCCAAAAATTTTTAAAGAGAAGGCTAGAATTTTAAAAATTCCAGCTATAAATAGAGGCTATCTTTTTGCTATAAATTTTGATTTATCAGAGTTAAAATTTTAA
- a CDS encoding ribose-phosphate pyrophosphokinase, producing MRGYKIFSGTANIELSKKISQYLSLPLSEASIKRFSDGEISVQIGESVRGKDVFVIQPTCAPTNTNLMELLILTDALRRSSASSITAIVPYFGYARQDRKAAPRVPITAKLVANMMQTAGIDRVVTMDLHAGQIQGFFDIPVDNLYGSIIFNDYVRAKNLPNPIVASPDVGGVARARALAKNLNLDMVIVDKRREKANESEVMNIIGDVNGKDVILVDDMIDTAGTIVKAAEIFKERGATSVMAFCTHPVLSGPAYDRLKLGFLDELVVTDTIPLAEELPCIKVLSAASLFGEVIRRVYHNESVNSLF from the coding sequence ATGAGAGGCTATAAAATTTTCTCAGGAACGGCTAATATTGAGCTTTCAAAGAAAATTTCGCAATATCTTTCACTTCCTCTTAGCGAGGCAAGTATAAAAAGATTTAGCGATGGAGAGATCAGCGTGCAAATCGGCGAGAGCGTTCGCGGAAAAGATGTTTTTGTCATTCAGCCAACATGTGCACCGACAAATACAAATTTAATGGAGCTACTTATTTTAACTGACGCTTTAAGACGCAGTAGTGCAAGCTCTATAACAGCGATTGTGCCGTATTTTGGCTACGCTAGACAAGACAGAAAAGCAGCTCCTAGAGTGCCGATCACTGCAAAACTAGTGGCAAACATGATGCAAACAGCAGGTATCGATAGAGTCGTCACTATGGATCTTCATGCAGGACAAATTCAAGGATTTTTTGATATTCCGGTTGATAACCTTTATGGAAGCATCATTTTTAATGACTACGTAAGAGCTAAAAATTTACCAAATCCAATCGTTGCAAGCCCTGATGTAGGCGGTGTGGCTCGTGCTAGAGCCTTGGCTAAAAATCTAAATCTTGACATGGTTATTGTTGATAAACGCCGCGAAAAAGCAAACGAGAGCGAAGTGATGAATATAATTGGCGACGTAAATGGCAAAGATGTGATTTTGGTTGATGATATGATCGATACAGCTGGTACGATCGTAAAAGCAGCTGAAATTTTTAAAGAGCGTGGCGCAACTAGCGTTATGGCATTTTGTACGCATCCAGTCCTTAGTGGACCAGCTTACGATAGGTTAAAACTGGGCTTTTTAGATGAGTTGGTGGTAACAGATACGATACCTCTAGCTGAGGAGCTTCCTTGTATAAAAGTGCTAAGTGCTGCTTCTTTATTTGGCGAAGTGATACGCCGTGTATATCACAATGAAAGCGTAAATAGCTTATTTTAA
- a CDS encoding DUF488 domain-containing protein: MFKAYRIYDFIKDDSLDMKAAFVDRLYPRGIRKEIFSNFLWLKDITPSTALREWFHEDREARFDEFCEKFELELNNEKAQSCFKILKKLEKEHGDIALLTASKDINLCHIVVLLKILNK, encoded by the coding sequence ATGTTTAAAGCTTATAGAATTTATGATTTTATCAAAGATGATAGTTTGGATATGAAGGCGGCTTTTGTTGATAGACTCTATCCAAGAGGCATAAGAAAAGAGATATTTTCAAATTTCCTTTGGCTAAAGGATATCACACCAAGCACTGCTTTAAGAGAGTGGTTTCATGAAGATAGAGAAGCTAGATTTGATGAGTTTTGTGAGAAATTTGAGCTCGAGCTTAATAATGAAAAAGCGCAATCTTGCTTTAAAATACTAAAAAAACTAGAAAAAGAGCATGGCGATATAGCACTTCTAACAGCTAGCAAAGATATAAATCTTTGCCATATCGTTGTGTTATTAAAAATTTTAAATAAGTAG
- a CDS encoding pyridoxamine kinase produces the protein MKRILTIQDISCVGKCSLTVALPIISAQGIEACILPTALLSTHTGFKNFTFCDLTDEFDAITQVWHKENIAFDGIYTGFLGSFSQLELIEKIFNEFNDSAPLILIDPCMGDNGKLYHGFDEKFVMKMRELCTKAHVITPNITEASFMCGMPFLGSDYTQDYILELLESLASFGVRKIVLKGIRYKQNECGIIAYDAKTKEKVEYFHEFLPFHTSGTGDIFASVLFGSLINGESMQNSIKKAANFVLSSIKITLKDKSRTWYGVQFEKMLGTLAK, from the coding sequence ATGAAAAGAATCCTTACAATACAAGATATCTCGTGCGTTGGTAAATGTTCCCTTACCGTTGCACTTCCAATAATTAGCGCTCAAGGCATCGAAGCATGTATATTGCCTACTGCGCTACTTTCGACTCATACTGGCTTTAAAAATTTCACATTTTGTGATCTGACTGATGAATTTGACGCGATAACACAAGTATGGCACAAAGAAAATATCGCATTTGATGGAATTTATACTGGATTTTTGGGTAGTTTTAGCCAGCTTGAGCTGATAGAGAAAATTTTTAATGAGTTTAATGACTCTGCTCCACTAATACTTATAGATCCTTGCATGGGCGACAATGGCAAGCTCTATCACGGATTTGATGAAAAATTTGTTATGAAAATGCGTGAACTTTGTACAAAGGCTCACGTCATCACGCCAAATATAACTGAAGCAAGCTTTATGTGCGGGATGCCGTTTTTAGGCAGTGACTATACGCAAGATTATATTTTAGAGTTGCTTGAAAGCTTGGCTAGCTTTGGAGTTAGAAAGATTGTGTTAAAGGGCATTAGATACAAGCAAAATGAATGCGGCATCATAGCTTACGACGCAAAGACAAAAGAGAAGGTAGAGTATTTCCATGAATTTTTACCATTTCACACGAGTGGGACTGGAGATATATTTGCTTCTGTGCTTTTTGGTTCACTCATAAATGGCGAAAGCATGCAAAATTCTATCAAAAAGGCAGCAAATTTTGTGCTTAGTAGCATTAAAATCACGCTAAAAGATAAGAGCCGCACATGGTATGGTGTGCAGTTTGAAAAGATGCTTGGCACTCTTGCAAAATAG
- a CDS encoding radical SAM protein — protein sequence MSLGIDLSPKQKSCNFDCVYCELSGAKTVETIENPPSVDEIISDLKEALKTYQNIDVITLTANGEPTLYPYLKELIAKVNELKGSAKTLILSNGSGVCDPKICEALQGLDIVKFSLDSAVQSTFKKIDRNKSGIEVNELIKAMAKFRKEFTGELVLEILVVAGFNDKKSEFEALNVAINEIAPHRVDIGTIDRPPAYNVKSVDAKKLEELAKQISGVPVNIAKAHKIEQKYNFSEDEILEMLRRRPQTIANVEENFSEYSKQILNKLLQQDVVYLADVAGVKFYKLRA from the coding sequence ATGAGCCTTGGCATAGATCTAAGCCCAAAGCAAAAATCATGTAATTTTGACTGTGTTTATTGCGAGCTAAGTGGTGCAAAGACTGTTGAAACAATAGAAAATCCGCCAAGCGTTGATGAGATCATAAGCGATTTAAAAGAAGCTTTAAAAACTTATCAAAACATCGACGTCATCACGCTTACAGCAAATGGCGAACCAACTCTTTACCCGTACTTAAAAGAGCTGATAGCAAAAGTAAATGAGCTAAAAGGTAGCGCAAAAACACTCATTCTAAGCAATGGCTCAGGCGTGTGTGATCCAAAAATTTGTGAAGCCTTGCAAGGGCTTGATATAGTGAAATTTAGCCTTGATAGCGCGGTGCAAAGCACTTTTAAAAAGATAGACCGCAATAAAAGTGGTATAGAAGTAAATGAACTTATAAAAGCAATGGCTAAATTTCGCAAGGAATTTACTGGCGAGCTTGTGCTTGAAATTTTAGTCGTGGCTGGATTTAACGACAAAAAAAGTGAGTTTGAAGCACTTAATGTGGCGATAAATGAGATAGCTCCGCACCGAGTGGATATTGGCACGATAGATCGTCCACCAGCCTATAATGTAAAGAGTGTAGATGCCAAAAAACTAGAGGAGCTAGCCAAGCAGATAAGTGGCGTACCGGTTAATATAGCTAAGGCTCACAAAATAGAGCAAAAGTATAACTTTAGTGAAGATGAAATTTTAGAAATGCTAAGGCGTCGTCCGCAAACTATTGCAAATGTTGAAGAGAATTTCTCAGAATACTCAAAGCAAATTTTAAACAAACTCTTGCAACAAGATGTGGTTTATCTAGCCGATGTTGCTGGAGTAAAATTTTATAAACTAAGAGCATAA